GTCCAAGATGATCTTCACCCACCCAGCCTTCACATCATCAGTTCCTCATATCGCCGAAAACTACGGTCGCGGAATGAACGAAAAGCGAGATTCAGCCAAGTCCTTAGACTCTGAGCCTTCTCTTAATGAAcaaccttctcctcctgTCGACCCAACTCCTGCAAGCGCACCACCCGTCTCCGCGCCCCTCTCACTCGTTCGTGAGCCTTCCGAGCGACCCGAAACCCCTGAATCTGGACGCAATATAGCCTACTCTTCGGAGCCCGCACCTGGACCAACACCCACAGCAGCACCCGCACCCGCACCCATTCCTGAGCCTCAGCCTGTACCTGAGCCAGTATCCGCCCCTCCACCACCTGTCATTGCACCTGAACCCGTCGAGCCTGAGGACCCTGGCGCTCGTGACCGATACggcttcaagaaggagaatcAGTACGTGACGCGGCAGCAATACGATACCTGGAATGCTGGATACACCGAGTACCTGGCACGCCGTCGGAAGAAGTGGAATGCCTACCTCAAGGATAATGCTCTCATGACAGATCACCCCAACCGATTCCCTGCTCCCAACGCAAAGACAAAACGCTTTGTTCGCAAGGGCATTCCTCCCGAATGGCGCGGTGCCGCTTGGTTCTACTATGCTGGTGGTCCCGCCATTCTGTCAAAGCACTCGGGTCTCTATGATAAGCTAACAACCAAGCGAGCTAAGGACGTTGATGCTGAAGCTATCGAGCGAGACTTGCATCGGACATTCCCTGACAACATTAAGTTCAAGCCTCCCGGCGGGATGGACACGGCATCGAGCAGCGCTAGAGAAAGCCAGTCAGCAATGTCGGACTCTACTCGGGGATCCAGCCCAGCGCCTCCTAATGTGGACGGAGAGACACCAATCATCACTTCTCTTCGCCGCGTGCTCCATGCCTTTGCTGTCTACAACCCTCGCATCGGATACTGCCAGAGCTTGAATTTCCTTGCtggtcttctccttctgttTGTTGACACTGAGGAGCAGTGCTTTTGGCTTCTTAATGTCATTACACGCATTTACCTTCCTGGCACCCATGAGATGAGTCTCGAGGGCTCCAAGATTGATTTGGGCGTTCTCATGACTGAGATGCGCACCTCCATGCCTGCCGTCTGGGACAAGGTCGGTGgcgagcttgaggctgatcCCAACTCACGGCCCTCGACAAGCAAGTCAATCCGCCTCACTCGTTCGCGTCGCAAGGAACTCGCACGCatgtcaacaccaactgACCGACTCCCACCAATCACTCTTTGCATGACGGCTTGGTTCATGAGTTGCTTCATTGGAACGCTCCCAATTGAGACTACTCTCCGCGTATGGGATGTCTTCTTCTACGAGGGCTCCAAGACGCTATTCCGCATTGCACtggccatcttcaagcttggcGAGAGCGAGATTCGGGCTGTAGCCGATCCCATGGAAATGTTTGGTGTTGTGCAATCGATGCCACGCCGACTGATCGACGCTAACGCCCTTATGGAGGCTTGCTTCAAACGACGGAATGGCTTCGGGCACCTCAGCCAGGTCCAGATTGACGACAAGCGCCAGCAACGACGAGCTAAGGCGCAGCTGGATCGAGTCCGTCAGGGCAAGACATGGAACGTCGGATAGTCGGAGTCGGAGGATAGCCATCACTGTCTACATCGACCCGAAACACCAGGAAATTAGACCTCTGAGCcgcgtcaacatcatcatatcatcacAACCCCTTCAACACTCcttcaatatctccttttacTGCCTTACTTCTTTCTCATTTCGGCACCCCCTGGCTCACACTGAAACAGGTGTGAGCCACCGAACCTTATCATGGAATGGCGTTTCAATGGAAGGCATGGTCTATTTCTCGATTTAGCCGGCATTGTGTCTTCgttttttctttattcacTTTCACATTCAACCCTCCTTTCAAAATTTCCTTGTATTTCTTTTTCAGCTTACCCCAATATCTGGGGGAGCTCATTTACAATGTCTCAAAGCAGCGGGGAGGGATCAGCGTTGGACGGCTGGAATGTACAGGATGGAATGAAACCTAAAAAAGGAACACTGTTTTATacttgatgacgatggtttACGGCTGCATTGCGACAAGACAAAAaagcatcaccaacctcacaGCACTCTTGTAGGGAAGAAAAACACTTCCTACGGAGGGAGGTATGGCTATGATGCAAAGGACTGGCAAAGCCAGGCGGTGTCTGGTTTTCATATAGATGGGGGGGAAAATTACGTATGAACTGGGTAGAACCTTATTGTCGAGGAGTAGATTTGGGGGATAACCTTTTTTGATACCCTAATGGAATGAAAGATAATTACACGACTGTTCGTTCTCTTTATCTACGCGCGTGGTCTAATGATGTCTCACCCTTGTCCACACGCTTCGATCTGTCTGAGACAACGGTGATCGGGATATCTACTCGTGATGAATGATAATGTCTCATGATGAATCTTGTGAGCATGGTCAAAGTGAGACAACAATCAGCCATGTTGTGCTGAAATGACTGAGAGGGGTTGAATAGGTATGCTGACACTTACACTGACACTGACATTGAGATTGGAGTCTTGTACAGGAGGATGCAAAAATAAAACGTCAAAGTTTAGCGTTCACTGCACGAAACGCATCTGGTTGGATTTCTGTCGCTTCGGACCAAGGTCTGAGGCTTCCATCATCTAACTTCGGCTATGGTAGCTTCAATTAGTAGCGAGTTTCATGACAAACATTATTGCCCCCATCCTCGCCCTTGAGAAATTCTACGTTTACCATAGCACGTCTTTTGCCATGATCACAAAAGAATTGGCAAAGATTATCTGACATGCATGAGTTCACCATGATCTAATGGACTTTGTGATGAGAGAGAAGTCGTCTTTCATCGTTGTAGTTCATCTGTATTTTCCTTTTCAATAATGATATACTGATAGAAAGCCCGGAGAGGCATCAAGATACATCCTGTGTGTTCGCTATTCCCTTTAGCTGATCTCGCTCTTTTCAAGCATTCGCTATAAAATTCACAAGTACCTAGCAAGACGCCTCCTGATGCGACGCAACCAGTTTCTGAACCTTCCTCGCTCTTGTtgctccccctccccctcgtCATCCGATGAGCTGATAAATTGCGCTATATCAGCCCAGATTTGGTCTCGTAGTTGTCTTTGTGCTAATTCCCGCATTGTTTCCCAGgactcttctctttgctctGGACTGTGATGGTCCAAAGGCAACGGGGGGCGTAGCATTCTAGGGCCTGTAACGTGTCTCAGCCTTTCTATGATTGCTCATGTGGTCTGAAATACGATTCAGGTGTAGGAGAGGGAGGCTCCGACGTACTGGAAGGTCCTGGTACTACGACGTCGCGCCCGTTATTTCCAAGTCTGTCATTCTAGGCAACTGGAGGGAAGTCAGGCGAGCCCATTGCATACATTTCAACATGTTTCTTGGCATTCTTATTAAATTCGGCACGATTGTTCTGATACTCTTGAGCAATGCGCTCCTCAAGAGGGCTATCAATCTGGGGCTCCTCTAGGAGATTTCGAAGGCCCTCGAGGACGGCGCGGAGCTGCGTGCTAGGTTTCCAAGCATCGGGcttgaggaggccaaggcagATGTTGCCTTGGCCGTCGTTTGTGACGTTGGGGTGATAGATTCGAGTGACGAACTTGACGACAGGCGGCTTGAAGGGGTACCCGGTTGGGAGGGTCAGGACGATTCCGAATTTGCCTGGGTGGTAGGGAGTTGACTCAGGTGCCGTGAGAGTTACATGCCAGGTGTAGATGGACTCATCAGGTGGGAGGGAAACGGAGAAACCCTCTGGCGGGTTTTGTGAAATCTCAGCGAATTCCTGGAATATGTTAATGGGTGGTATCGAGGATGGAAAGGAGGAGGGTTTACCTTCGTGATACGTTTGGACATTGTCGGACGATGTAGCTGTTACCTAGCTTATGGATGGGGGATGATGTCGTGCCTGTACTATACTTGCAGGGCTATTCTCTCGATGGTCTCGATATTGAAATGATGAAGAGTTGAGCGATAGAGTGTTTGCGTGATGTAGATgtagatgttgttgttggaagcatggaggaggaagaaggaaaggaaaggtaTGACGATGGTGGGGTACCTTGCTGTTGGAGGCAACAGCTCTCGATGTAGGTACCGACGAAGCTTAGCGCAAGGCACCTCGCCTTTACCTGTAATCCAAccccaagaagcaaaaagaactTCTGATGCTAATCCCGGCTGCCAAGATTAAGGGCTGCTGCAATATACTAAACAtacttaattctttattcttactgaggatgaggatgaggatccTAAGGTTTTTgccttctcaagcttctgtgGGGCTGGCTCTGGATGAAACGTAGTGGAGCAGTCAAACTATGAGCAAGAACCTCTATGTTAGGTACTTTAGGGAAGCACTTCCATTACCATGAGATATTGGCGGGACTTTGAAAGAACTGACCTGAAAGACTTAGGGAACCCTTCAAGTGTTGGACCCTGATAAACAGTTAAGAGAATCTAAGTAATCGGATGTAGGATTGAAACAGATGCACGTTGGCAGAGATTGGACGCCGGAGCATAGCGCATGATGGCACCCTATTTCTCGAGAGAAGACTACTTTCACCCATGAGGTAATGGCTCCAGCCTGAGAGGATCGAGTATCGAAGTTGTTCAACACAGAATCAAGGTTACAGGGGCTTCAAACCGAGGACAACCCTGATAACTGAGGGCCATGCTGCTCATACAAGTACAAATCGCATTACTATTCTTCAAACACTGAATCACACATCACCCAGAAACTCCCTGAACGAAACTTTTACCCTACCAAGGACTTGAATCGTCAATTAGCTTGCTCCTATACCACGCATCTCCCCAATGTATATCTAAACATCCATCATCGGCAAACATCCTTTTGAAACAGACCATATCGCTCAATCCTAACCGTCGGTACCACTGCTTCTGAATGTTGCGCACAGCGCAGCATAGTGATGTGTGAGATCCAACACATTCTGCGGCAAACTAGTAGCTTGAATGATGCTTCGGACCTTCACTGCTCCCTCGTCCTCGATCAGAGTCCGTATCGTGTGCAGTAGCTCGGGGCTGAACTCGCTGTACCATCGGTACTGCCATGTTACCAGTCGGATCACGGATGCCACCGTCTCTCTTGTgctcttggtcttttcaAAGACACGTAGGATGCCGGCGAGGGCCTTGGGGCTGAATCGGATTGATAGGCATGCGCGATACGCCTCGACGGCTTCGTCGACGTGCTGAAGACGCTCGGCGAGAGAACCAAGGATCTCCCACTCCTCTGCCGACTTCTTGTACTGCATCTGCTGGGCGCGGTACTGGGCCATCTGGGTACGCCAGATTGTGTAGACACGCAGGTCTTCGTAGAGCACCATGAAGAGGCTGTCTAGCCAGCGCTCACAAAggcgcttggtgttgagcttggacaGATGCTCATCATTCTTGGTTGTCTGTGGATTGTTAGCTTTGGTCCTGCATTGTGTGAAGATAAACCTTACCTCGCTGTCCGCCTTTGCCTCGCCTGGATCGATAACATTAGAAggcttctcgatcttgcccTGTTCACTGGTACCGTTGGTGGCAGGGAGCTCCTCGCCAGCTCCCTCAGCTTTGGAAGCggcctcatcaagcttctctacctcttcgtcctcagtctcttcatcttggttGACAGTCTGATCAGGTGTGCCCCGCAGACCATCTGTACTAGGAGTTCgctttgttgaagaggctggctgagtagcctcctgcttctctgTGCGGTACTCATCCTCCATCACAAATACATTACTCCtgatcttcagcagctggtcCCAACCAATCTTGGCAGTCATCTCGGTCAGAATATCGTACGCTTTCTTAAAAGTGCCCCTGTAAGATGCTGCTCGTAGATTGAGCAAGCTAGGGTCAACCTGTTCTGAGTATCGCGATTCAGGCTCGCTATCAATCTCGTCAAGGCGAGTTTCAGGGAGAGTCGGCAAGTGAACCTCCTTTGGTTCTGGCATCAGAGGCGTGTCCTTGTCTTGGTAAGTGAACATAGGGCATGAGTTGAGGATGGTAAGCGCATTGTCCCAATCTTCCATGGCTACGTAAACCTGAGCCAGTCTCGCCCAGGTGCTGAACTCGGTTGGGGCGGCGACAGTAGCGCGATCCGCACAACCAAGAGACATCTTCAGTCTTTCGTCTCTGAGCTCAGGCGTAGGGGcgctcttggccttgtgcAACAAGAATTCAGCTTGAGTGTCGAGCATGACATAGTCCATTGGGGTCTCTTGTAAAGATTGGTGAAGCGTTCGGACGCCAGCAACCTCCTCGTGTCCCATGAACATGACCTTTGCCAGCAGAGATGATACCTCGACGCTTTGCGTTCGGAGCTTCTCAAACAAGTTGATTCCAGAGGCATAGCGTCCAGTTGTCTCGAGGTACTTGAGCAGACCCGTAGTTAGGTGATTCGACACGTTAGTAGGCACCTGAACCACAGAATCGGAACCCAGCTGCCATCCTAGAAAGTTGGTTAGCCTACGTAGAGTAGCCAGTTTGGGGTCCCATAcccctgaagaagagctgttCTGCAGCATGGAGGAAACGATGCTCGGTTTCAGTGTTTGTCACAGGATTGAATCTTCGAACACCCATAATCTTTCGAATAGTATCGCCGCTACCGTCGTCTGCGTACGAGTAAGCTCGAAGAACGCTGCATAGATAAGTCTCCAGCCAAAGCTCGTCCGATGCCTTCCTCTTTTCGCCTCGTTCGTCGACGCAGTAGCTTTCTACGGTTCCAGGGATCGATACGTGTACGCGCATGTCGAGTCGCGAGAAGGCATTGTAGCAGCTATTCAGAATTAGGGTCTGCAATCGCGAATGCAGGGGCGCATAGGAGTCATGACGTACCAATAGACACCCTCGACAATCTTGTTGGTCGCATTTGGCCCAGATTCTTTGTAGGTCAGGGTATTAATATATGCTGCTAGACTCGCAGAAGAGGATGCATCGACACCGGTAACATGGTGGTAGACACCAGTCTTTAGAAATCAGTTCCTGGTCTCCCTTGCGCCGAGAAGCTTGCGTACCTGTTTAGCTGGGTTTCGCACGGCAtgtttgagaagatgaacaagatcGGGAGGACCAAGTTCTCTTAGACCAGAGAGGGATTCGGTTCGTGCATCGATCGACTCGTGGAGGATCTCCTCGGTGATTCTATCACGAGATTAGCTATATGAACGCCAAGGATATTGCTGGTGTTGCGCACTCAGGGACCGCTGGCGCGACCATGACGACGAGCTCCTCGTGAACCGCTAACGATAATCAGAGTCGAAATTGAAGCGAAGGCTGTCGAAATTGACTCGTCTAGGGAATAAAGAGGGGAAAAGTCGAGGTCGGTTGCGATCTCTTTGTTCTCGAATCGAGAACTGCGGAGCTGGCGTAAGATGTTGAAGCCAACCGTTGTTGGTCCCTCCCTAAGATCTGGCCTTGctccttgctctccttgATAGCTGGAGCTACGTACTGAGTTAGTCCAGGCCACGTTAGGGGCCGTGCAGCTCAAACACCGCCACATCCACGTGCTCCTACCGCAAACCGAGTCCCTGTGTGGCGTAATGGGGCTGAAATGACCCGCGTCTTAGAACGCGCTTTCGTCAGGGCAATTAATGAGGTGGACATCCGCTAAGCATACCCAATTGACCCCAAACTCCCATCAAAATAGCCAACTTGTTAGGATAGATACTCTATCGCACACACGAATGTCGGCTGTTGCTCTAGAAGTATTGCGACCGCCAATATGGTATGATACCCAGATTTGGGAGAGGACGTTTGCTAATGAAATATTAAAGCCGGCATTCCAAGCAATCAACCTCGAGCCCGAGGACAATATCGACGAACAAATCGATACCACAAAGGAGATCCATGTGAGATTGACAGCTAACGAAGCAATCGCGAACAATTTCTGACCTATTTCAGGTCGACGAAGCTCTAAAAAGGTTCCAAAATGCCTTGAAACTCCATGCACAAGGACCCCGATCGCGCGAAGCTGCCGAAAACGCATACAACGAGCTATTCGAATCCGAGATCTTCAAATACCGAGAAGCCAAAACCGACTACGAACGAGCAGAGCGACATGCAGACGGTCAACCAGATGTGTCCAACTTGGATCATTCCCTCACAGATGGAGGATTAGATGTCGATGCCGGAGGGGCAGATGGTGTCGCTGCCAGTCTTTCTCAAGCGCTCTATTTATCGTACAAAAACTACGGCCAGTTCTTTGTCGACAAGTACAAGGACGAGTCAACCTCAAATCCGGCATTCAAGGAAAAGACCCGACTGAAGTACCATGACGACCACGCAAACCAAGTTTTGGATAGATGGATGGCTGCTTTGGACCAGGACCCGTCCGATCCAGAGCTCTGGAGAAGGGCTGCTCGTTTCGCTGGCGCCATGAATAGCCACCGTATCAAGAGGTATTGTCTTGAGGCTGCGATTGAGTTGGATGACGACCCTGCTGTTGTGGAAGTTGACCCTCCCTCTTTAGCAGAAGGCATGGCAGGTGAGCAGTTGAAAGACCATCtgcagcttcttggcgacgaCATGGCTCTATCGCATCCGATAATGGCTCCCTGGCTTAAGAAGAAAATGCCTGCTCTTCTCAAGCGCCACCTTGATCCTATTCCCTTTCTACCCGACCCGACTAAGTCATTAATACCACCCAAAGACCCCATTACTCAGGATCAGACTGCAGAAGACACGGAAATGAGAGATGCCGAGAATGCCAGCCGCAGCGATCCTAAGACAGTGTTGTCGTGGGcaagtcttggtgatgaaatCATAAATCGTCTTACGAATTATACCGAGGTATTTGACATATTTGATGAAATTTTGGAAAGCAGCGTGGACGAGGCTGTCGTGGAAACACCCTCGAACGATTCTGAAAGCATCAGTTCAGAAATTCAAGTCGCGATAGGAAGGCCGATCCAGCCAGCGGAATCGTCTGAGAAGAGTAGCCCTGAAGCAGAACCCAAGGATCAAAAAGCGGCATCTGAGGCCACCGAAGACAGCCAAAAGGCTGCTGACCAAACCAGAAAAGAAGCCAATGGAGTATCAACAAGAAAACGATCGCAATCTGCAGCGGGACTGCCAGACGGcgcggaagaagagaatgcGACCGAGAAACGCAGTAAACGAGTTCGACGAAGAGAAACACTACAAGCTGAGGATTCAACTGATCCCAGCACATTAATTGCTAATCAATTACAGCCTTATCAAGGCGCTGACCAAAACCTATTCCAAATGACCAAGAGCGTCCTGGAAAATCTGGGCGTGGACGACAAGTCGACCTTCGATTTCATCACTGAACTCATTGATTCGTGTGCTGTTGAAGACCGGCCAGGCAAGATTGCAAATCTGGCCGCAGGGGATCTGAGCAGTGCTATTGTTGACTTTCGCGAGGAGGTCGCCAAGGTGTTTTTGCACAAGAATGAACAAGCCCCTCTCGGTCCATCATCTTTCTTGGAGCATGCGAAGACAAGTTCGCAAGACCAGAACTCAACGCCGACTTTCAATGAGACCCAGGGCTTAAGGTCGTTTGCCACCAAGATCGGAGAATCTCGATCGTGGATGACCATTGACGATGTCGCATATGAATGGGTCAGAGCTGTTAGCCAGAGCTATGCAACAACCAAGTGGTCCGACAAGATGAAGTTATCTGTAGTCCAGATGCTCAATCATTCGGACGCAGCATTGCATCAAAGGATcaatgagaagattgagttGGCTGCTGGCTCACCCGAGAAGCTGGCCGAGCTCGAAACCATCGTCCCTATGATCTATGAACTTCATATCGACGTATACGAGCTCATCACCAATCCCAACAGCGTTGTGGATTATGCAACTCGTATGAAGACCAAATATCGACTCGGCCGGTGGCTTAATGTTGCTTCTGCTTACATCCAGGCACTCGATCGCCCTTCAAATGATGAACTCTCAGCACGTTTCTTATGGACCTCAGTTCTTGTGTCTTCACATTCTGAGCGTCCTGTGCGCGAACACATCCTTCTCATGTGGACATCTCTACGGGATCACCTGACAGATGAGAATATTCCAACCATTTCACTGCCAAACAACGTGGTCATGCCGACGATCTCCCCACAAGCCGCGGATCGCGAAATCTCCAAGCTCACTACAATGGACTTTTTCCTCGGATTATTCCAGGACAACATGGAGGATCCAGTCTCTGTCATTGAGACGCTAGAGCCTGTTCTCAACCCTTCTTCAGTCTGCGTTCCCGATCAGGAGACAGAACCCGAGAGTCCATGTACTGAAGACGATgattcaagctcaagctcaagcgaCAAACAAAAGAAGTCGCTCTCGGACTGTGCAAGTCAGAGCCTGCAAGATTTGTGGAAATTTCTTCACAACAGTAGCACAGAGCTTAGGTTGTTTCTGTGGTCACGTTTGGGAACCGCTTACCACGCTATTGGTTATCCTACCAAGCAATTCTCTGGTTATCTGAAGAGCATTGAGTTGATTGTATCAGATCTGGAAAGCGAAACATATGCCAACACTCCGGCCGACTCCAGGAAGTTGCTCTTTATGCGCACTCTGAAATCacttgatgagctccttATAAGTGCACTGTATTCTGCGCTCAATGATAACACGGCTTTCGAGATCATTGACGACGCTCACATCAAATCCACCACTGCCGCGCTCGCCAAGGTCAACTGTTTACTGCACGTGTCGAGCCTCTGCGAAGATGAGGTCCGCATTGGCCTTAAGACAGAACGACCTGGCAATGCTGCTTCAAAGGCAGCCCTCCAATCACTCAAGAACAGGTTGAAGGAGATGCAGATTCGTGCATGGTGCCTCCAATACACCATGTTCAAGGCTGGCATCAATGAGGACAATTGTATAATCGGGCCCGAAAAGGACCTGGCCGACTTCCTCGCCGCCATCCACCAGGTTATTGGCATTCGCAAGTTCTGCAAAGCCTCTAACAAAATCTTCCTCAAGGTCATGCGCGTcgaacttctcaagctcaagaacatTGAGAACTGGGAAGACTATCTTGGACAAGTGCTCTACGATTTACATGGCCTCAAACTTGGGGCAGGCGTTTGGGAAGTTCAGGATCACGCCTGTCCTcccgagaagcttgagaagcgaCAGACCATGCAACTCGTGGAGAGGGTTACTATTCTCGCGAACCGCATGCCGATGAAAGATCTTCTCAAGTCAGATCTCAAGACAACAATTGACCACATGCAGCAGACTCTTGGCCAAGCAAAGTCGACGTCTCAGATGTACCACAATCTCCGCAACTTTACCGAGTACTTGAAGAGGCCTATACACCCACTGCGCCTGTACCGAGCCCTTACTGGGGAAGTCTCAGTCGACGCTGTGTCTGTTAACACGCCGGAGACCATCCTCGCGACTCATGGCTGGTTCTTTTTGCTCGGCATGATGGCTCTCACCAAATTCAAGGGTGTTGACTTGAACCGTAGACAGACCCCTGGCGCAACCGACGATTTGCGTATTGGTGCGACTTTCTTGAGACTCCAACTTCAGTTCACTGCAGACAGGTGGGATGCCTGGTTCCGGTTGGCCGAATGCTTTGACTACGAATTGGACGAATCGGTTCTTTGGACTGCTGACAAGATGAATAAGGACCGACCTGAGTTGGTTAAGTTCCAGCGAAATGCTATCCATTGCTATACCCTCGCGCTTTCACACTCCCGTAACGTGGAAGTTGAAACGCATGATGGAGACCCTTTGCATGACCTGTATCACAAATTTGCTATGCGAATGTATGCCTCGAGCCGTGAGCCATTCGCTATGGAACCGTTCCATCACTCTGATCAAGAAAGGTACTTTATCGAGGATATGGGAGCTGGAACCTTCAAGAAGATTTTGCACCCGCAAATGAATGAGTACAAAGTCTGGAAATTCGCAGCCAAGCTGTTCAGGATGGCAATGCAACGAAAACCAACCGATTGGAAGTAAGTCGAAGCCCCCACGTAGGTGTATGCCGAGTCTAACAGTGGCAGGAACCCGTACATGCT
This genomic stretch from Fusarium fujikuroi IMI 58289 draft genome, chromosome FFUJ_chr09 harbors:
- a CDS encoding related to RAB GTPase activator, with product MAPLAISVPDAPGSPHATRGKFTLYGNRQRDSENSSLAPGTSTSDASPYASPMTSPSMSPLASPRIQIVPFGSAYRHTRQPSDESLSHLPPLPVSPRWDSMSNPSRFILGQSISQRAGSPFDSPHSPSPLSYDTAASTPVESRNTSPTFLTSKSSLADLRAYDSLPPTVENFSRPRKQSIRQPMTDAAKPRPVHHTLATATATATATATSPSTPGLNPADRYLELVSPSQHPLWPAPPRPRGPSVSSCQSSSTYHSVLSPPSNDFYEPRAPRARAANGATASAARPPLSYSNPGSASPSPVVAPWMSGEEFRSSFRSQFTESTAPGTAVTERSSVLTKDSSVTSLYPSPEGEGEEETNPEHDEPSLEDVMGMYEQGFDDDEDDLHYPDYHNRSSRPVTSTSDMDQRHSIRDDADDEDLPQRKIQDSNSTLDMEIRMSKMIFTHPAFTSSVPHIAENYGRGMNEKRDSAKSLDSEPSLNEQPSPPVDPTPASAPPVSAPLSLVREPSERPETPESGRNIAYSSEPAPGPTPTAAPAPAPIPEPQPVPEPVSAPPPPVIAPEPVEPEDPGARDRYGFKKENQYVTRQQYDTWNAGYTEYLARRRKKWNAYLKDNALMTDHPNRFPAPNAKTKRFVRKGIPPEWRGAAWFYYAGGPAILSKHSGLYDKLTTKRAKDVDAEAIERDLHRTFPDNIKFKPPGGMDTASSSARESQSAMSDSTRGSSPAPPNVDGETPIITSLRRVLHAFAVYNPRIGYCQSLNFLAGLLLLFVDTEEQCFWLLNVITRIYLPGTHEMSLEGSKIDLGVLMTEMRTSMPAVWDKVGGELEADPNSRPSTSKSIRLTRSRRKELARMSTPTDRLPPITLCMTAWFMSCFIGTLPIETTLRVWDVFFYEGSKTLFRIALAIFKLGESEIRAVADPMEMFGVVQSMPRRLIDANALMEACFKRRNGFGHLSQVQIDDKRQQRRAKAQLDRVRQGKTWNVG
- a CDS encoding probable ubiquitin-protein ligase UBC4, with protein sequence MSKRITKEFAEISQNPPEGFSVSLPPDESIYTWHVTLTAPESTPYHPGKFGIVLTLPTGYPFKPPVVKFVTRIYHPNVTNDGQGNICLGLLKPDAWKPSTQLRAVLEGLRNLLEEPQIDSPLEERIAQEYQNNRAEFNKNAKKHVEMYAMGSPDFPPVA
- a CDS encoding related to BUD7 protein, with amino-acid sequence MVAPAVPEITEEILHESIDARTESLSGLRELGPPDLVHLLKHAVRNPAKQTGVYHHVTGVDASSSASLAAYINTLTYKESGPNATNKIVEGVYCCYNAFSRLDMRVHVSIPGTVESYCVDERGEKRKASDELWLETYLCSVLRAYSYADDGSGDTIRKIMGVRRFNPVTNTETEHRFLHAAEQLFFRGWQLGSDSVVQVPTNVSNHLTTGLLKYLETTGRYASGINLFEKLRTQSVEVSSLLAKVMFMGHEEVAGVRTLHQSLQETPMDYVMLDTQAEFLLHKAKSAPTPELRDERLKMSLGCADRATVAAPTEFSTWARLAQVYVAMEDWDNALTILNSCPMFTYQDKDTPLMPEPKEVHLPTLPETRLDEIDSEPESRYSEQVDPSLLNLRAASYRGTFKKAYDILTEMTAKIGWDQLLKIRSNVFVMEDEYRTEKQEATQPASSTKRTPSTDGLRGTPDQTVNQDEETEDEEVEKLDEAASKAEGAGEELPATNGTSEQGKIEKPSNVIDPGEAKADSETTKNDEHLSKLNTKRLCERWLDSLFMVLYEDLRVYTIWRTQMAQYRAQQMQYKKSAEEWEILGSLAERLQHVDEAVEAYRACLSIRFSPKALAGILRVFEKTKSTRETVASVIRLVTWQYRWYSEFSPELLHTIRTLIEDEGAVKVRSIIQATSLPQNVLDLTHHYAALCATFRSSGTDG